One Mercurialis annua linkage group LG3, ddMerAnnu1.2, whole genome shotgun sequence DNA window includes the following coding sequences:
- the LOC126674859 gene encoding berberine bridge enzyme-like 17, translated as MNPLSKMKVILILFSIVLFPLLVQSSQVLDNFLQCLPNHTNHSNPISQAIYTPQNTTFNHVLNAYIRNLRFINPATPKPLAIITANDESHVQATVICAKSNGLQIRIRSGGHDYEGLSYVSTVPFVILDMFNLRSIDIDIGNETAWVQTGATLGELYYNIANVSKIHAFPGGVCPTVGVGGHFSGGGYGNMLRKFGLTVDNIVDARLVDANGNLLDRESMGEDLFWAIRGGGGGSFGVIISWKIKLVQVPPVVTVFLVNRTVDEGATDVVYRWLQVASELDNELFIRIKFHAENSSVRHDRTTIKAAFYGLFLGQTNNLISLMNLKFPELGLHEKDCNESSWVESTLFWADFPAGTPTEALLNRTLQTQVFFKSRSDYVKKIIPKQNLEQIWKMLAKVENMYMQWNPYGGKMSEISESETPFPHRKGYLFKIQYYTAWSDQEEGNFGSNYYINLSRKMYKGMASYVSKDPREAFLNYRDLDIGSNPSNDTNFQEAQVYGGKYFKNNFLRLTSVKKRVDPDNFFKNEQSIPPLP; from the coding sequence ATGAATCCACTTTCAAAGATGAAGGTAATTTTGATCTTATTTTCAATTGTTTTATTTCCACTTTTAGTGCAATCTTCTCAAGTTCTTGATAACTTCTTACAATGCCTTCCTAATCATACCAACCACTCTAACCCAATTTCTCAAGCCATCTACACACCCCAGAACACCACGTTTAACCATGTTCTGAATGCATACATCAGAAACCTTAGATTTATAAATCCGGCGACACCAAAACCGCTTGCTATTATAACTGCCAACGACGAGTCTCATGTCCAAGCAACTGTTATTTGTGCCAAATCTAACGGCTTGCAAATCAGAATCCGTAGCGGCGGCCATGATTATGAAGGTCTTTCGTATGTTTCGACCGTCCCTTTTGTCATTCTTGACATGTTTAATCTCCGATCCATTGATATAGACATCGGTAATGAGACCGCTTGGGTTCAAACAGGGGCAACCCTAGGTGAACTTTATTATAATATAGCTAATGTTAGCAAAATCCACGCTTTTCCCGGTGGGGTTTGCCCTACCGTCGGCGTCGGGGGTCACTTTAGCGGCGGAGGTTACGGTAACATGTTGAGGAAATTCGGTCTTACGGTAGATAACATCGTGGATGCTCGGCTAGTTGATGCGAATGGTAATTTACTTGATAGAGAATCCATGGGAGAAGATTTGTTTTGGGCGATTCGCGGCGGCGGTGGAGGGAGTTTCGGTGTTATTATCTCCTGGAAGATAAAATTAGTTCAAGTTCCTCCCGTCGTCACCGTGTTTCTCGTCAACCGGACGGTGGACGAAGGCGCTACTGATGTTGTTTACCGGTGGCTGCAAGTTGCAAGCGAATTGGATAATGAGCTTTTCATCAGAATAAAATTCCATGCAGAAAACAGTAGTGTCCGACATGATCGGACAACGATTAAAGCTGCTTTCTACGGTTTGTTCTTAGGACAAACGAATAACCTTATTTCTCTGATGAATTTAAAATTCCCCGAATTAGGGTTACACGAAAAAGACTGTAACGAATCGAGTTGGGTCGAGTCGACACTCTTCTGGGCGGATTTTCCGGCAGGAACACCAACTGAAGCATTACTTAACAGAACTTTACAGACACAGGTGTTTTTCAAAAGCAGATCAGATTACGTTAAGAAAATAATTCCAAAGCAAAACTTGGAGCAAATATGGAAAATGTTAGCCAAAGTAGAGAACATGTACATGCAATGGAACCCTTATGGAGGAAAAATGAGTGAAATTTCAGAATCTGAAACTCCATTTCCTCATAGAAAAGGTTACTTATTCAAGATTCAGTATTATACAGCTTGGTCTGATCAGGAAGAAGGGAATTTTGGGTccaattattatataaatttgtcaAGAAAAATGTACAAAGGCATGGCTTCATATGTGAGTAAGGATCCAAGAGAGGCGTTTCTGAACTATAGGGATCTTGATATTGGAAGTAACCCTAGCAATGATACCAATTTTCAGGAAGCTCAAGTTTATGGTGGCAAGTATTTCAAGAACAATTTTTTGAGGTTGACTAGTGTCAAGAAAAGGGTGGATCctgataattttttcaaaaatgaacAAAGTATTCCTCCATTGCCTTAA